A portion of the Aricia agestis chromosome 1, ilAriAges1.1, whole genome shotgun sequence genome contains these proteins:
- the LOC121725280 gene encoding WW domain-containing oxidoreductase-like isoform X2, with translation MSIDIVILNAATFGLPWTLTENGLETTFQVNFLSQYYLLLSIEKILSPNARVVFTSSESHRNVELSEGARVFPSLDHFSLSAERYTSIRAYNLSKVCGVLAARYLHQRWLHAGPAVFCAHPGSFVKTGLCRNWWVFEALYTAMLPFSKSIGQAASTIVYCATSPELAGQSGFYFKDCRRCEPSELAGSTYLAYRMHDLACDVLRQRGFYLDVNTASQIHETEHEMEEQIC, from the exons at GAGTATCGACATAGTAATTTTGAATGCCGCTACATTCGGGCTGCCGTGGACGTTGACGGAAAACGGATTGGAAACAACTTTTCAAGTTAACTTTCTGAGCCAATATTATCTGCTACTGAGTATAGAAAAAATTCTTTCTCCGAATGCTCGCGTTGTGTTTACGTCATCAGAATCTCACAG GAACGTGGAACTATCGGAGGGTGCGCGTGTATTTCCATCCCTAGATCACTTCTCGCTATCGGCGGAGAGGTACACGTCGATCCGAGCGTACAACCTGTCTAAG gtGTGCGGCGTGCTGGCGGCGCGGTATTTACACCAGCGCTGGCTGCACGCGGGGCCGGCGGTGTTCTGCGCGCACCCCGGCTCCTTCGTCAAGACGGGCCTGTGCCGCAACTGGTGGGTGTTCGAAGCCCTCTACACGGCTATGTTGCCCTTCTCGAAGAGTATT GGTCAAGCCGCTAGCACAATCGTGTACTGCGCGACGTCGCCGGAGTTGGCTGGTCAGTCGGGGTTTTACTTCAAGGACTGTCGGCGCTGCGAGCCGAGCGAGCTGGCCGGGAGCACCTACCTCGCCTACAGGATGCACGACCTCGCCTGCGACGTGTTGCGACAGAGGGGGTTCTACCTCGATGTGAATACGGCTAGCCAGATTCACGAGACAGAACACGAAATGGAGGAGCAAATTTGTTAG
- the LOC121725280 gene encoding WW domain-containing oxidoreductase-like isoform X1 — protein MQHIVKKFWNTYQKNLKSVKIFGPPAEEIAKDLNFGNKVCLITGASNGIGLEITRCLTSIDCNVLMASRNPYVARNTAKNVCKNFDRLAFYEVNLASLSSVQKCIKSLLQSQKSIDIVILNAATFGLPWTLTENGLETTFQVNFLSQYYLLLSIEKILSPNARVVFTSSESHRNVELSEGARVFPSLDHFSLSAERYTSIRAYNLSKVCGVLAARYLHQRWLHAGPAVFCAHPGSFVKTGLCRNWWVFEALYTAMLPFSKSIGQAASTIVYCATSPELAGQSGFYFKDCRRCEPSELAGSTYLAYRMHDLACDVLRQRGFYLDVNTASQIHETEHEMEEQIC, from the exons atgcagCACATTGTGAAAAAGTTTTGGAATACTTATCAAAAGAATCTCAAATCTGTAAAAATATTTGGTCCTCCTGCAGAAGAG ATTGCTAAAGATTTAAACTTTGGAAATAAAGTATGCCTCATCACTGGCGCGAGTAACGGCATCGGCTTGGAAATCACCCGGTGCTTGACGTCAATCGATTGTAATGTGTTGATGGCGTCTCGAAATCCATACGTTGCAAGGAACACTgctaaaaatgtttgtaaaaattTCGATCGGCTGGCGTTCTATGAAGTGAACCTCGCTTCTCTGTCTTCTGTTCAGAAATGCATAAAATCGCTTCTACAGTCTCAAAA GAGTATCGACATAGTAATTTTGAATGCCGCTACATTCGGGCTGCCGTGGACGTTGACGGAAAACGGATTGGAAACAACTTTTCAAGTTAACTTTCTGAGCCAATATTATCTGCTACTGAGTATAGAAAAAATTCTTTCTCCGAATGCTCGCGTTGTGTTTACGTCATCAGAATCTCACAG GAACGTGGAACTATCGGAGGGTGCGCGTGTATTTCCATCCCTAGATCACTTCTCGCTATCGGCGGAGAGGTACACGTCGATCCGAGCGTACAACCTGTCTAAG gtGTGCGGCGTGCTGGCGGCGCGGTATTTACACCAGCGCTGGCTGCACGCGGGGCCGGCGGTGTTCTGCGCGCACCCCGGCTCCTTCGTCAAGACGGGCCTGTGCCGCAACTGGTGGGTGTTCGAAGCCCTCTACACGGCTATGTTGCCCTTCTCGAAGAGTATT GGTCAAGCCGCTAGCACAATCGTGTACTGCGCGACGTCGCCGGAGTTGGCTGGTCAGTCGGGGTTTTACTTCAAGGACTGTCGGCGCTGCGAGCCGAGCGAGCTGGCCGGGAGCACCTACCTCGCCTACAGGATGCACGACCTCGCCTGCGACGTGTTGCGACAGAGGGGGTTCTACCTCGATGTGAATACGGCTAGCCAGATTCACGAGACAGAACACGAAATGGAGGAGCAAATTTGTTAG